A window of Ruminococcus champanellensis 18P13 = JCM 17042 contains these coding sequences:
- a CDS encoding phosphonoacetaldehyde reductase — MGGAEPMQELIVPGNAYAGLDAYLEQHQITRLFLVCGNSIAQFPLWDHLTALEQRRNIRIFRFSDFHPNPDLSSVQLGAAQYIARACSGIAAVGGGSAIDVAKCIWREIGTPDTPLLAIPTTAGSGSEATSFAVIYKNGVKQSVGNCLPNAAMLDPTLLRTLPLYQRKATLLDALCHGIESCWSMHTTPESRAYSVRAIRQVLEHAEGYLTNQDAGNAGMLQAANLAGKAIHIAKTTAAHAMCYRLTTLFGIAHGHAAALCLSALFPELLRHSLPEQTSAALREIAAAMDCPNGTTAAQKFASFLQALHLPGLSREIPITPKVLAASVDPDRLANTPIPLGTTDLCRLYEQILHA; from the coding sequence ATGGGAGGCGCTGAACCCATGCAGGAACTGATCGTGCCGGGCAATGCCTATGCCGGACTGGACGCATACCTGGAACAGCACCAAATTACCAGGCTGTTTCTGGTGTGCGGAAACTCCATTGCGCAGTTTCCCCTTTGGGATCACCTGACTGCCCTGGAGCAGCGGCGGAACATCCGGATATTCCGTTTTTCCGACTTTCACCCCAACCCGGATCTGAGCTCCGTCCAACTGGGGGCGGCGCAGTACATCGCCCGGGCATGCAGCGGCATAGCCGCAGTGGGCGGGGGCAGTGCCATAGATGTGGCAAAATGCATCTGGCGGGAAATCGGAACACCCGATACGCCCCTTCTGGCGATCCCCACCACCGCAGGCTCCGGCAGCGAAGCCACCTCCTTTGCGGTGATCTACAAAAACGGAGTCAAGCAGTCGGTGGGAAACTGCCTGCCCAATGCAGCGATGCTGGATCCCACCCTGCTGCGGACGCTGCCCCTGTATCAGCGGAAAGCCACCCTGCTGGATGCCCTGTGTCACGGCATTGAATCCTGCTGGTCGATGCATACCACGCCGGAAAGCCGAGCCTATTCTGTCCGGGCGATCCGACAGGTGCTGGAGCATGCGGAGGGATATCTGACCAATCAGGATGCCGGAAATGCAGGCATGCTCCAGGCGGCAAACCTGGCTGGCAAGGCGATTCACATTGCAAAAACCACCGCTGCGCACGCTATGTGCTACCGGCTCACGACCCTGTTCGGCATCGCACACGGACATGCTGCTGCCCTGTGCCTGTCCGCCCTGTTCCCGGAGCTCCTCCGGCATTCTCTGCCGGAACAGACATCCGCCGCCCTGCGGGAAATTGCCGCCGCCATGGACTGTCCGAATGGAACAACGGCTGCACAGAAATTTGCATCCTTTCTGCAGGCGCTGCACCTGCCCGGGCTTTCCCGTGAGATTCCGATTACCCCGAAAGTCCTTGCAGCGTCCGTAGACCCGGATCGGCTCGCCAACACGCCCATTCCACTGGGCACAACCGATCTATGCCGACTTTACGAACAAATTCTGCATGCATAA
- a CDS encoding B12-binding domain-containing radical SAM protein, which translates to MKEIRKVLLIHPEISRTKYNFAGVIDNEPLELEYIAALLREQGVDYAIWDGQVERISAAEKLKAYMPDLVYVCGRTRQERFMLEYCQAAKDLCGSVTVIGGLHAQQCYARMYQNCVDYILVSFDIFQLIQLIQGTPSEQLEDMCWRTEGDWHTATPKPFDIQRLPLPDRSYFLTHTDRYRYLELLPCAHVRTAYCCPYRCSFCSRNKLNCGVYTCRDIQDVVEEIARIPCENIYLVDDDFLVDEKRIRQFINLIRERQICKRYVCYGRADFIVRYPELMQQLKEIGFYYILTGLEALDDQHMTAYNKKCDMDCNTKAVEILHNVGIHMMGMFIADLDFTGKDFRSMYRWIKAHKLRHAAVSIFTPELDSPLYQQYADRILTEDPGDWDYLHVVAQPGRLSLRAYYFHYHVLLIRLFLRGWRDGIYDFVDYGYYIRSFVKNMFRFGG; encoded by the coding sequence ATGAAAGAAATCCGGAAGGTGCTCCTGATCCACCCGGAGATTTCCCGGACAAAGTACAACTTTGCGGGCGTCATCGACAACGAGCCACTGGAACTGGAGTACATCGCCGCCCTGCTCCGGGAACAAGGCGTGGACTATGCCATTTGGGACGGGCAGGTAGAGCGCATCTCCGCCGCCGAGAAGCTGAAAGCCTACATGCCTGATCTGGTCTATGTCTGCGGCCGCACCAGACAGGAACGGTTCATGCTGGAATACTGCCAGGCAGCAAAGGATCTATGCGGCAGTGTCACCGTCATTGGCGGATTGCATGCACAGCAGTGCTATGCCCGGATGTATCAGAACTGCGTGGACTACATTCTCGTTTCCTTTGATATATTTCAGTTGATACAGCTGATACAGGGCACACCGTCGGAACAACTGGAGGACATGTGTTGGCGCACGGAGGGTGACTGGCACACTGCAACCCCCAAGCCCTTTGACATTCAGCGGCTTCCTCTGCCGGATCGAAGCTATTTTCTCACCCATACCGACCGATACCGATATCTGGAGCTGCTGCCCTGTGCCCATGTGCGGACTGCCTACTGCTGTCCCTACCGGTGCAGCTTCTGCAGCCGGAACAAGCTGAACTGCGGAGTGTATACCTGCCGGGACATCCAGGATGTGGTGGAGGAAATTGCCCGGATCCCCTGTGAGAACATCTATCTGGTGGACGATGATTTTCTGGTGGATGAGAAGCGCATCCGCCAGTTTATCAACCTGATCCGGGAGCGGCAGATCTGCAAGCGGTATGTGTGCTACGGCAGGGCGGACTTTATCGTAAGGTATCCGGAATTGATGCAGCAACTGAAGGAAATCGGCTTTTACTACATTCTCACCGGGCTGGAGGCACTGGACGATCAGCATATGACCGCCTACAACAAAAAATGCGATATGGACTGCAACACAAAGGCAGTGGAGATCCTTCACAACGTGGGGATCCATATGATGGGCATGTTCATTGCGGATCTGGACTTTACCGGAAAGGATTTCCGCAGCATGTACCGCTGGATCAAAGCCCACAAGCTGCGGCATGCGGCAGTGTCCATCTTCACACCGGAACTGGACAGCCCCCTGTATCAGCAGTATGCAGACCGGATCCTGACAGAGGATCCCGGCGATTGGGACTACCTGCATGTAGTGGCGCAGCCCGGCAGGCTGAGCCTGCGTGCCTACTATTTTCACTACCATGTACTGCTGATCCGGCTGTTTCTCCGGGGCTGGCGGGACGGCATCTATGACTTTGTGGATTACGGATACTACATCCGCTCCTTTGTAAAAAATATGTTCCGGTTCGGAGGGTAA
- a CDS encoding isocitrate lyase/phosphoenolpyruvate mutase family protein: protein MHENPLGSLLKNGAPLRILEAVNGLEAYVAEHAFAPDSEGNQITFDGLWLSGLCHAAAAGMPDDGRMPLSEKLTAVRTIRRVSQKPLLVDCDNGQGDFSHTARAYAKAGVSGLVVEDKCGQKHNSLYGSARVQLLEDPRIFAQKLSDAKAHAPEILLFARLESLIAGQSMEDALERANIYAKAGADGIVIHSLDKTGEQVLEFCHRCKQLLPEMPVACIPTMYPQLSCHTLHQAGVNMVIYANHLTRSAYKAMCLTAGSILAAGSSGEADQQYCAPTTEILRITEEATHD, encoded by the coding sequence ATGCATGAAAATCCCCTGGGCAGTCTGCTGAAAAACGGTGCTCCGCTGCGGATTCTGGAAGCGGTCAATGGACTGGAAGCCTATGTAGCGGAGCATGCCTTTGCCCCAGATTCGGAGGGAAACCAGATTACCTTTGACGGACTGTGGCTCAGCGGTCTGTGTCATGCAGCCGCAGCAGGTATGCCGGACGACGGACGCATGCCGCTTTCCGAAAAGCTGACGGCTGTCCGGACGATCCGCCGGGTCAGTCAAAAGCCCCTGCTGGTGGACTGCGACAACGGGCAGGGGGACTTTTCCCATACCGCAAGGGCATATGCCAAGGCAGGAGTATCCGGTCTGGTGGTGGAGGACAAATGCGGACAAAAGCACAACTCCCTGTATGGCAGTGCCCGTGTCCAGTTGCTGGAGGATCCCCGGATCTTTGCTCAAAAGCTATCGGATGCCAAAGCCCATGCACCTGAGATCCTGCTGTTTGCCAGACTGGAAAGCCTCATTGCCGGACAGAGCATGGAGGACGCACTGGAACGGGCGAATATCTATGCCAAAGCCGGTGCGGACGGCATTGTGATCCACAGCCTGGACAAAACCGGCGAGCAGGTACTGGAATTTTGTCATCGGTGCAAGCAGCTGCTGCCGGAAATGCCGGTAGCGTGCATTCCCACCATGTACCCACAGCTGTCCTGTCATACCCTGCACCAAGCGGGAGTGAACATGGTGATCTACGCAAACCATCTGACAAGAAGCGCTTACAAAGCCATGTGCCTGACCGCCGGATCCATCCTTGCCGCCGGCAGCAGTGGGGAGGCGGATCAGCAGTACTGCGCACCCACAACGGAAATTCTAAGGATCACGGAGGAGGCAACCCATGATTGA
- a CDS encoding ATP-dependent Clp protease ATP-binding subunit codes for MEQAERYTKKAAAILGDAVQCACKFGHTYVGTEHLLFAMLEDGSNVGAAVLQGQRIKARSVYQQIVQTAGKGEATCVTEACYTPALRRVMQGAEKLLQKSGSRLIGSEHLLLAMLEQENCTACGIFRLLEADLSVLTEQAAKACAACGSGLDNGIRMLDRKRYPTLLKYGRVLTEPGDGAVRDPLIGREKEVDRLIRILARRSKNNPCLVGEAGVGKTAIVEGLARLFQQGLVPEALQGKHIVSVDLTAMLAGAKYRGDFEERIKAVLDEVAGGNIILFIDELHTIVGAGAAEGAIDAANILKPQLARGQLQLIGATTLREYRQFIEKDSALERRFQPVYVEEPGEDAALEMLRGLRKQYECFHHVEIGDSLLRSAVTLSVRYIHDRCLPDKAIDVLDEACARARVQAQRNQPASQEPYDPVGESLLASEASGTVQLTEQDLADVISTWTGVPVTKLTRTEQENLLELEQALKQRIVGQDAAIEAIAASVQRGRVGLKDPRRPIGSFLLLGPTGVGKTELARALAVCMFDREDAMIRLDMSEYMEKHSVARLLGSPPGYVGHEEGGILSEAVRARPYSLVLFDEIEKAHPDVLNILLQILEDGALSDAQGRRVDFRSCLILLTSNIGARQMQGHSLGFVEGLHAPDDRVLSQVKQQLRPELVNRLDGCIVFRRLDAGDYQKIARMQLEKLAARAEKIGYTLTFTSKTVEQMAQAEEQERYGARTIRRRVTEYGENLLSREILAGKLDPAVPVCLDYEAGQFVLRQQIPAVTA; via the coding sequence ATGGAACAGGCGGAGCGGTATACGAAAAAAGCGGCGGCGATTCTGGGAGACGCAGTACAGTGCGCCTGCAAATTCGGGCATACCTATGTAGGTACGGAGCATCTGTTGTTCGCCATGCTGGAGGATGGCTCCAATGTGGGGGCAGCAGTATTGCAGGGGCAGCGGATTAAGGCACGCAGCGTGTATCAGCAGATCGTGCAGACAGCAGGAAAGGGGGAAGCCACCTGCGTCACGGAGGCGTGCTACACGCCGGCACTGCGCCGGGTGATGCAGGGAGCGGAAAAGCTATTGCAAAAATCCGGCTCCCGGCTGATCGGTTCAGAGCATCTGCTCCTTGCCATGCTGGAGCAGGAGAACTGTACAGCCTGCGGGATCTTCCGGCTTCTGGAGGCGGATCTTTCAGTCCTGACGGAGCAGGCTGCAAAGGCATGTGCCGCATGCGGCAGCGGACTGGACAATGGCATCCGCATGCTGGATCGGAAACGGTATCCCACTTTATTAAAGTACGGCAGAGTGCTGACGGAGCCGGGAGACGGCGCTGTGCGGGATCCCCTCATCGGCAGGGAAAAGGAAGTGGATCGTCTGATCCGGATCCTTGCCCGGCGCAGTAAGAACAATCCCTGTCTGGTGGGGGAGGCGGGGGTAGGAAAGACCGCCATTGTGGAGGGACTTGCCCGGTTATTCCAGCAGGGTCTGGTTCCGGAGGCGCTGCAGGGAAAGCATATTGTGTCCGTTGATCTGACTGCCATGCTGGCAGGGGCGAAATACCGGGGAGATTTTGAAGAGCGGATCAAGGCGGTGCTGGATGAGGTAGCGGGAGGAAATATCATCCTGTTCATTGATGAGCTGCATACCATTGTAGGAGCCGGTGCGGCGGAGGGAGCCATTGATGCTGCTAACATTTTAAAGCCCCAGCTTGCCCGGGGACAATTGCAGCTGATTGGCGCTACCACCCTCCGGGAATACCGGCAGTTTATTGAAAAGGACAGCGCCCTGGAGCGTCGGTTCCAGCCGGTATATGTGGAGGAGCCGGGGGAGGATGCGGCGCTGGAGATGTTACGGGGACTGCGGAAACAATACGAATGCTTTCATCATGTGGAAATCGGGGATAGCCTGCTGCGCTCCGCCGTGACCCTGTCGGTGCGGTATATCCACGACCGATGCCTGCCGGATAAGGCGATCGATGTGCTGGATGAGGCATGTGCCCGGGCGAGGGTACAGGCGCAGCGGAATCAGCCCGCCTCCCAGGAGCCCTATGATCCGGTGGGGGAGTCCCTGTTGGCATCGGAAGCATCCGGCACTGTTCAGCTAACGGAGCAGGATCTGGCGGATGTGATCTCCACCTGGACAGGAGTGCCGGTCACGAAGCTGACCCGGACGGAGCAGGAAAATCTGCTGGAGCTGGAGCAGGCACTCAAGCAGCGGATTGTGGGACAGGACGCTGCCATTGAAGCCATTGCCGCATCCGTCCAGCGGGGCAGGGTGGGGCTGAAGGATCCCCGACGCCCCATCGGTTCTTTTTTGCTGCTTGGGCCAACCGGCGTGGGCAAAACTGAACTCGCCCGGGCGCTGGCGGTGTGCATGTTCGACCGGGAGGATGCCATGATCCGGCTGGATATGTCGGAATACATGGAAAAGCACAGCGTGGCACGGCTTTTGGGATCGCCTCCCGGCTATGTGGGGCACGAGGAGGGGGGCATCCTGTCCGAAGCGGTGCGGGCAAGACCTTATAGTCTGGTGCTGTTTGATGAGATCGAGAAGGCGCATCCGGATGTGCTGAATATCCTGCTGCAAATTCTGGAGGACGGGGCGTTGTCCGACGCACAGGGGAGACGAGTGGATTTTCGTAGCTGTCTGATCCTGTTGACCTCCAACATTGGTGCCCGGCAGATGCAGGGGCACAGCCTGGGCTTTGTGGAAGGGCTTCATGCGCCGGATGACCGGGTGCTGTCCCAGGTGAAACAGCAGTTAAGACCGGAGCTTGTGAATCGACTGGATGGCTGCATTGTGTTCCGGCGGCTGGATGCAGGGGATTATCAGAAAATTGCCCGGATGCAGCTGGAAAAATTGGCAGCTCGGGCAGAGAAAATCGGCTATACGCTTACCTTTACGTCAAAGACGGTGGAGCAGATGGCACAGGCGGAGGAACAGGAACGCTATGGTGCCCGTACCATCCGCAGACGCGTTACGGAATACGGGGAAAACCTGTTGTCCCGGGAGATCCTAGCTGGAAAACTGGATCCGGCAGTGCCCGTGTGCCTGGATTATGAAGCGGGGCAGTTTGTGCTGCGTCAGCAGATCCCGGCGGTGACCGCATAA
- the aepY gene encoding phosphonopyruvate decarboxylase, whose translation MIEPSLFYQSLCEKGLDFFTGVPDSLLQTLCACLSERAGRNYVIAANEGNAVGIAAGHYLATGSPGVVFLQNSGIGNAVNPLLSLADPLVYRIPMLLLIGWRGEPGTQDEPQHKKQGLVTVSLLESMGIPVRILDANWEDALQDAAKHMQNGGISALLIRKGTFSEYPFQPVPCSFSMTREHALSVILSCLSPEDFVVSTTGKTSRELFELRQAAGQGHGQDFLTVGSMGHASSIALGLSLASFKNIYCIDGDGAFLMHMGACAVNGCTGGDNFKYIVLNNGCHESVGGQKTVGFRIHMEDILEGCGFAVCRAETETQLRQGMKHLAKQKAALVVYIRPGSRADLGRPTSTPEENKHCFMEAIQA comes from the coding sequence ATGATTGAACCGTCCCTGTTTTATCAGTCCCTTTGCGAAAAGGGACTGGATTTTTTCACCGGAGTTCCGGATTCCCTGCTCCAGACTCTGTGCGCCTGCCTGTCTGAACGGGCAGGCAGAAACTATGTGATCGCCGCCAATGAGGGGAACGCTGTCGGCATTGCCGCCGGTCATTACCTTGCCACTGGAAGTCCCGGAGTGGTGTTTCTGCAAAATTCCGGTATCGGCAACGCAGTGAATCCCCTGCTGTCCCTGGCGGATCCTCTGGTGTACCGGATCCCCATGCTGCTGCTGATCGGCTGGCGCGGAGAACCAGGTACACAGGATGAACCCCAGCACAAAAAACAGGGGCTGGTGACGGTATCCTTACTGGAGAGCATGGGGATTCCCGTCCGGATTCTGGATGCAAACTGGGAGGATGCGTTGCAGGATGCCGCCAAGCACATGCAAAACGGCGGCATTTCGGCACTGCTGATCCGCAAGGGCACTTTTTCCGAATACCCATTCCAGCCTGTCCCCTGTTCCTTCTCCATGACCCGGGAGCATGCCCTTTCCGTGATCCTGTCCTGTCTATCTCCGGAGGATTTTGTGGTATCCACCACGGGAAAAACCTCCCGGGAACTGTTTGAGCTGCGGCAAGCCGCCGGACAGGGACATGGACAGGACTTTCTCACCGTAGGCTCCATGGGGCATGCCTCCTCCATTGCCCTGGGGCTGAGCCTGGCGTCCTTCAAGAACATCTATTGCATCGACGGGGACGGAGCATTTCTGATGCATATGGGTGCATGTGCGGTGAACGGTTGTACCGGGGGAGACAATTTCAAGTATATCGTTCTCAACAACGGCTGTCATGAATCTGTGGGCGGACAGAAAACCGTGGGGTTCCGGATCCATATGGAGGACATTCTGGAGGGCTGCGGCTTTGCGGTATGCAGGGCGGAAACTGAAACCCAGCTTCGCCAGGGTATGAAACACCTTGCAAAGCAAAAGGCTGCGCTGGTGGTGTATATCCGCCCCGGATCCCGAGCCGATCTGGGCAGACCCACCTCCACCCCCGAGGAGAATAAGCATTGCTTTATGGAGGCGATCCAGGCATGA
- a CDS encoding NTP transferase domain-containing protein, protein MKALIFNSGTGSRMGTLTANKPKCLLPLPGGETILSRQLRLLSRHGIRQAVITTGAYTGLIRQQAKCDCMEITLVENPRYAHTNYIYSMFLAEPTIAGNDLLMLHGDLVFEEQVLTRLLAASGNRCCVDLSAPLPEKDFKGRLRDGCLQKVSVHMFGQDCFALQPLYKLDAAAVHAWCREVSAWVRRGQVQVYAEEALNRIPEQLHIQPLACDGLLLSEVDTPEDYQAVWEALNPCRN, encoded by the coding sequence ATGAAAGCTCTCATTTTCAATTCCGGCACCGGTAGCCGGATGGGGACGCTGACTGCAAACAAGCCAAAATGCCTACTCCCCCTGCCCGGCGGCGAAACCATTCTGTCCAGGCAGCTGCGGCTGCTGTCCCGGCATGGCATCCGGCAGGCGGTCATCACCACCGGTGCATACACCGGATTGATCCGGCAGCAGGCGAAATGCGACTGCATGGAGATTACCCTGGTGGAAAATCCCCGGTACGCCCACACCAACTATATTTACTCCATGTTCCTGGCGGAACCCACTATTGCAGGGAATGACCTGCTGATGCTCCATGGGGATCTGGTGTTTGAGGAACAGGTGCTGACAAGACTGCTGGCGGCATCGGGCAACCGATGCTGCGTGGATCTGTCCGCACCCCTGCCGGAAAAAGATTTCAAAGGGCGGCTTCGGGACGGATGTTTGCAGAAGGTATCCGTTCACATGTTCGGGCAGGATTGCTTTGCCCTGCAGCCCCTGTATAAGCTGGATGCAGCAGCCGTTCATGCATGGTGCCGGGAGGTATCCGCATGGGTTCGCCGTGGACAAGTGCAGGTTTATGCAGAAGAGGCGTTGAACCGGATCCCGGAGCAGCTGCATATCCAACCTCTTGCCTGTGACGGTCTGCTGCTGTCGGAGGTGGACACCCCGGAGGATTACCAAGCAGTATGGGAGGCGCTGAACCCATGCAGGAACTGA
- a CDS encoding CDP-alcohol phosphatidyltransferase family protein codes for MAYQNPAKKIIPSKLETGVQQFLYKHVGKRIPSWMTPNQVTLIGALGGLFAIVCTVLTWLSSWFFLGTILGLAVHLVADDLDGYVARQRQMASRAGAYFDLITDVLLSTFLLIALGFSPYGSLEVMIFAAPVYGIVNVTAMNYILYCNEFLFPRLGPIEAHISYVLVSILSMATHGRVLFTLFGVSFRIADVIVAVGLIPMYYEMVRLQIQLFRQLKKQEKS; via the coding sequence ATGGCGTATCAAAATCCGGCGAAAAAAATCATTCCCAGCAAGCTGGAAACTGGCGTACAGCAGTTTCTGTACAAGCATGTGGGAAAGCGTATTCCCAGTTGGATGACCCCCAATCAGGTAACTCTGATTGGCGCATTGGGCGGTTTGTTCGCCATTGTCTGTACAGTGCTGACCTGGCTGTCCTCATGGTTCTTTCTGGGCACCATTCTGGGACTGGCAGTGCATCTGGTGGCGGACGACCTGGACGGCTATGTGGCTCGGCAGCGGCAGATGGCGTCCCGGGCAGGAGCATACTTTGATCTGATTACGGATGTGCTTCTGTCCACCTTTCTGCTGATCGCTCTGGGCTTCTCCCCCTATGGCAGCCTGGAGGTCATGATCTTTGCAGCACCGGTGTACGGCATCGTGAACGTCACCGCCATGAACTACATTCTCTACTGCAACGAATTTCTGTTCCCACGGCTGGGACCCATCGAAGCACACATTTCCTATGTGCTGGTGTCCATACTGAGTATGGCAACCCATGGACGGGTGCTGTTCACCCTGTTTGGAGTATCCTTCCGGATCGCTGACGTAATTGTGGCGGTGGGGCTGATTCCCATGTACTATGAAATGGTCCGGCTTCAGATTCAGCTGTTCCGCCAACTCAAGAAACAGGAGAAGTCATGA
- the radA gene encoding DNA repair protein RadA encodes MAKARTVYVCTECGYESLKWNGKCAGCGAWNSLEESTPAPAVKSAPGARAAVDLSDRILELSQVDMESEVRYRTGMGELDRVLGGGLVKGELVLLGGEPGIGKSTLLLQICQYLGQNHSVLYVSGEESARQIKLRAQRLGVDTESLYLLTVNDAEAICDTICSTEPDVVIIDSIQTMSLSQISSSPGSLTQVRECTNLFMHTAKRQEIPIFIVGHVNKDGAIAGPKVMEHIVDAVLYFEGERHLSYRILRAVKNRFGSTNEIGVFEMIDKGLREVENPSQMLLAGRPHGVSGTCVACVMEGSRPILAEVQALATKSGFSSPRRMSTGVDFGRMAIIMAVLEKRLGMFFGTLDVYLNIVGGFRLDEPAGDLPVALALSSCLLDKPIDEKLIAFGEIGLGGEVRSVTHLIQRVREAERMGFETCIVPKQSLQTIDPSQYNMRIIGVSSLKQAVSVIA; translated from the coding sequence ATGGCAAAAGCAAGGACTGTGTATGTATGTACGGAATGCGGCTATGAAAGCCTCAAGTGGAACGGAAAGTGTGCCGGCTGTGGCGCATGGAACAGCCTGGAGGAATCGACTCCGGCACCGGCTGTCAAATCCGCTCCCGGCGCACGGGCTGCAGTGGATCTTTCTGACCGGATCCTGGAGCTTTCCCAGGTGGATATGGAATCAGAGGTGCGGTATCGAACCGGTATGGGAGAACTGGATCGTGTGCTGGGGGGCGGTCTTGTAAAGGGCGAGCTGGTGCTGCTGGGAGGCGAGCCGGGCATCGGAAAGAGTACACTGCTCTTGCAGATCTGTCAGTATCTGGGGCAGAATCATTCGGTGCTCTATGTGTCCGGAGAGGAATCCGCCCGGCAGATCAAACTGCGGGCACAGCGGCTCGGGGTGGATACGGAAAGCCTGTATCTGCTGACGGTGAACGATGCGGAGGCGATCTGCGATACCATCTGTTCTACGGAGCCGGATGTGGTCATCATCGACTCCATCCAGACCATGAGCCTGTCCCAGATCTCCTCCAGTCCCGGCAGTCTGACTCAGGTGCGGGAATGCACCAACCTGTTCATGCACACTGCCAAGCGGCAGGAGATCCCCATTTTCATTGTGGGACATGTAAACAAGGACGGTGCCATTGCCGGGCCAAAGGTCATGGAGCATATTGTGGATGCGGTGCTGTATTTTGAAGGGGAGCGGCATCTGAGCTATCGGATTCTTCGGGCAGTGAAAAACCGGTTTGGCTCCACCAACGAAATCGGCGTGTTTGAAATGATCGACAAGGGTCTGCGGGAAGTGGAGAATCCCTCCCAGATGCTCCTTGCGGGCAGACCCCACGGTGTGTCCGGTACCTGTGTGGCATGCGTCATGGAAGGCTCCCGCCCTATTCTGGCAGAGGTGCAGGCGCTTGCCACCAAAAGCGGTTTCTCCTCCCCTCGGCGCATGTCCACCGGGGTGGATTTCGGCAGAATGGCGATCATCATGGCTGTGTTGGAAAAGCGGCTGGGTATGTTCTTCGGTACATTGGATGTGTACCTGAACATTGTAGGGGGCTTTCGGCTGGACGAACCTGCCGGGGATCTGCCGGTGGCGCTTGCTCTCAGCTCCTGCTTGCTGGATAAGCCCATTGACGAGAAGCTGATTGCCTTCGGAGAGATCGGTCTGGGGGGAGAGGTACGGTCAGTGACCCATCTGATCCAGCGTGTCCGGGAGGCGGAGCGCATGGGCTTTGAAACCTGCATTGTGCCCAAGCAGTCCCTGCAGACCATCGATCCCAGTCAGTACAATATGCGGATCATCGGGGTCAGCAGTCTGAAGCAGGCAGTGTCTGTAATCGCATAA